DNA from Daucus carota subsp. sativus chromosome 1, DH1 v3.0, whole genome shotgun sequence:
ttataaaggacatacaatatactatataatataatttttaattttttataataataataatgaatttgttCGTTATGCTTGGGGTCAATTTGACCGatgaaagtcaaaacacgacACTTAAAATGGacggggatggagggagtaatatttagtGACTTACAGAGATTTTAGGGCAAGGATTACTTGAGCACGCCAAGTTTCCATCTTAAAAATCCTGATTTAATGTAATTTGTTGCAGTGGGGGCGAAAGATGTAAAAAGCTTGAAAATGAAAGTTTGCATGCTTTGCTTCTTTTGCTTGTGCATACTGCATACTGTGTAGTGTGTATGTTTGTGTACCTTTCTTCAAGCATATAGTCAAGCATGAAGTACCTTTATCAAGTCCCACCACTAAGTACTACTTATTCTAAATCAACACATCTGTAGCTTGCTAGCTTCTACATAAGaagaatatataatttgttttgtcACACATATAGGCTTGATCCTTAAAgggtatatatacatatgttgcCAGATTCTTTAAAGAATGTTGGTATCGATTTGTCTAAATCGATTGAAAGTAATTACAAATGTATATGCTTAGTTAAATATACTGAAAGTTAGTACAGCTTGATCATGGCAATGCTCCTTAATGAATAAGGATTTGGCCAATGGTAGCATTGGCGGAGCCAGGATCAAATGTATAAAGGGACACCATAACCCTAATCACATAGTTCAGCTGGGGGCACCTGTTAATAATacatgtgggacccacaaaAATATAGTTGTTTTTTTGAAAGTTGGAGGGGCACGAGCCCCAGGTGCCCTAATGTGGCACCGCCACTGAATGGTAGTACTAGCTAGTTGTTGGTCTGGAATGGCTTATAAGCCTTGAGATCAGTAACGACTCCTGCAAATGAACCAACTGCAGCCACGATAGAGATGATTAGGCAAGCAACACTCAACATCTGCAGACTAATCCATCTGCTGCTCCACTTTGGTATCTTTGCTTGGACTATATACATCTCCACCGGAAAGTAAACTGTCAGTGGCCAAAACCCGATGGCTCCAAGAATGCCAGCAATGTTTTCAAAGAATGGCATGACCATAGGTATGATTGTGGTACTCATCACAAAAAGTATCCTCCAAACCAAGCGGAAAAGATTGAGCTTGTATGCCTTGAGGTTGTATTCTTTATTAATGAAGGTGCTTTGGGGAAATTTTGTTGCTGCATGTTTTTCGACGTATGAAAATAAGGGTTGACATGAAACTTGGTAGGCACCAACAAGGTGGACTACTATGGCTATGTTGGCAATGTTAACAAGCCAGAAGGGAttgtaaaatccaaatccagtGAGGAGGTTTTTGGGGGCGAGGTCTCCAAATGCTGCGTATCCAAAGCATCCAATCATCATGTAGAGAACGGTTGTCACAGAAACACTCAATCCTGTAGCTTTCTTCATGATCTTGGATTCTGAAGGGGGGGATTTTATGGTATCCTCAATTTCAATAAGGACGAGAGAGTAGGAGCAGGCGAAAGCTATAGCCCCGAGTGCTTGGAAGCTCCTCCATATCTTTTGTGTTTGAGTAACCGTACCAATGCTAATCCCAGTAAGGCTTCCTTTAAATTCTCCGGTCTCTGCAACTTTGGAAATACCAAGTGCAAGACCTATTAAAGAGTAGGTGAAGGACATAACAGCAGCCACAATCGAAAGCCAAGAGATCTGATGAAAATGTGGGATTTGTGAAAAGAATATATTGATGGCACCAAATGCAAGCATATAAATATTGTTGGAGAAATGGCAAGGATCCTTCGCATGACTATCATGGAAACAATTAGACCTTCTTACAGCCCTGCTTGTCATCAAccagaatatatataataaaatcattagTCTGATAAATTATTCCAAGCACCCGATAAGTCCATAGAATTAAAAAAGCACTTTTTCAATTTAAATGGTCAATTTCTACTCACGCCATGCTTATAGATGCTGCAATTGTGTATCCAATAGCCATCCCAAAGAGATTCAAGTATTGAATTGCCCCACAAATTTTAACCTTGAAATCACCtgataaaaaaagaagaagaatattTATGTACTTTTGTCAGAAACAAGTAACTTATTTGAGGAAAATAAGACAAACAAAACGAAACCATTAACAAAACCCTTATGATCAAGACAAAAAGATAGAAAATACCAAGATAAGTTTGGACAGCATCCATGTAAGTATAGTTTCTCCTTCCGGTGACAGGATCACCGGAACGGTAACAAGAGGCCAACAAGCAAGAAGTGTAGTAAGTGACAAGGGCGAAGGAGAGAAAAAAACTGGGAGCAGCAAGCCAGCCAAGCTGTGCAGTGGCCCAAGCTAAAGAGAGAACACCGGAACCAATTACTGCAGTTATCATATGAGCACTTGCAGTCCAAAAGGTCCCTGCAAATACACAAGTAGAGAAACACACTCAATACAACACACAATCAGCAATGAAAATACATTAGCAACTTGACAAGTAATTAGTGGCACCTGTTCTTTTGAGACGGCCATCGTCATCGAAACACTTGGAGTCACCTTGAGCAGGTGACATGGAGATCTCTAAGCTGCTTTGCTGAGTTGCCGTTATTTCTCCAGAAATCATTACTAGGAATAGAAAGACCTTGTCACCTTCGAGTGTGGAATGGTACTGAGCTAGGGGGATAGGTAGGAATTTATATTGAGGCATAATAAAAACccttttaagatttttatatttttttgtcattGCCAAGTAACTCCCTCTAGCTAGCTTTTGTATGCATAATAAAGCAGCTAGCACTTCTATTTGTCACTGGCTCACTGTCCCCTGGCCATTGCATGCATAATGGGGTCAACACTCAAAGTGGAGAATTTACAAGGCATTTGGATTCATGGCAGGAATGAGAATGGAAAATGAAATACAAaatattcttttcattttttttaattgttctCCACATATTATTAGTTTTTTATAAAgtgtaatttaataatttatttttaaaatataatctagttaGAAAGTACCAATTTCAGAATATGTATTTcaatggattttttttaaacaaaatgaaTTCCATTAGGGCCGTTTGGGAACATACATTTCATTTCAGATGATGGattcaaatgacatgatttgagttgtcatttcaaattctcaaatttatacTAACATTTGAATGtgtggattttaaataaaattcaaattctcaaacaaGTTATCTGATgaaattcagaatttcaaatgaaatactGGTTCCCAAACAAACCACCTATATTAACAATGACGAGCATATCTAACTATCATACAATTGTCTATATgtgtttttctctttttctc
Protein-coding regions in this window:
- the LOC108223335 gene encoding amino acid permease 2, producing MSPAQGDSKCFDDDGRLKRTGTFWTASAHMITAVIGSGVLSLAWATAQLGWLAAPSFFLSFALVTYYTSCLLASCYRSGDPVTGRRNYTYMDAVQTYLGDFKVKICGAIQYLNLFGMAIGYTIAASISMAAVRRSNCFHDSHAKDPCHFSNNIYMLAFGAINIFFSQIPHFHQISWLSIVAAVMSFTYSLIGLALGISKVAETGEFKGSLTGISIGTVTQTQKIWRSFQALGAIAFACSYSLVLIEIEDTIKSPPSESKIMKKATGLSVSVTTVLYMMIGCFGYAAFGDLAPKNLLTGFGFYNPFWLVNIANIAIVVHLVGAYQVSCQPLFSYVEKHAATKFPQSTFINKEYNLKAYKLNLFRLVWRILFVMSTTIIPMVMPFFENIAGILGAIGFWPLTVYFPVEMYIVQAKIPKWSSRWISLQMLSVACLIISIVAAVGSFAGVVTDLKAYKPFQTNN